The Saccharopolyspora gloriosae genome window below encodes:
- a CDS encoding Scr1 family TA system antitoxin-like transcriptional regulator codes for MHRRRLGGELRKLREKAGRTHREVAAHLDCSQGKISQIELGRVPVRTSDVRLMAEFYGIGGDRITDLIELAQGSKERGWWQQYPTTAQRPGFETHLGLETAAKAVSCFGADPIPELLHTAEYGAALFDTELHVPGESDRQERLTVTTTRQQRLLGNEPLELWAVLDEAALRRSVGGPVVMRQQLEHLVLMGYRRNVTIQVLPFGHGGHPLMGERISVFSFPDDADPQVVHVGDAAGSRFLDKPADTGDYLTAFERVCGVALPPKDSSAFISAVADDWKA; via the coding sequence GTGCACCGCCGGCGCCTCGGCGGTGAACTGCGCAAGCTCCGGGAGAAGGCGGGCCGCACGCACCGCGAGGTGGCCGCCCACCTGGACTGCTCCCAGGGCAAGATCAGCCAGATCGAACTGGGCCGGGTGCCGGTGCGCACCTCCGACGTGCGGTTGATGGCCGAGTTCTACGGCATCGGCGGCGACCGGATCACCGATCTGATCGAACTCGCCCAGGGCTCCAAGGAGCGCGGTTGGTGGCAGCAGTACCCGACGACCGCGCAGCGCCCCGGCTTCGAGACGCACCTCGGGCTGGAGACCGCCGCGAAGGCGGTGAGCTGCTTCGGCGCCGACCCCATCCCGGAGCTGCTGCACACCGCGGAGTACGGCGCGGCCCTGTTCGACACCGAACTGCACGTGCCCGGTGAGTCCGACCGCCAGGAACGGCTCACCGTCACCACGACCCGCCAGCAGCGGCTGCTGGGCAACGAGCCGCTGGAGCTGTGGGCGGTGCTCGACGAGGCGGCGCTGCGCCGATCGGTCGGCGGGCCGGTGGTGATGCGCCAGCAACTGGAGCACCTGGTGCTGATGGGGTACCGCCGCAACGTGACGATCCAGGTGCTGCCGTTCGGGCACGGCGGACATCCGCTGATGGGCGAGCGGATCTCGGTGTTCTCCTTCCCGGACGACGCCGACCCGCAGGTGGTGCACGTGGGCGACGCCGCCGGTTCGCGCTTCCTGGACAAGCCGGCCGACACCGGCGACTACCTGACGGCCTTCGAGCGGGTCTGCGGCGTCGCCCTGCCGCCGAAGGACTCCAGCGCCTTCATCTCGGCGGTGGCCGACGACTGGAAGGCCTGA
- the phoU gene encoding phosphate signaling complex protein PhoU — MREVYQEQLGDLAEELASMSTMVGTAMERATKALLEADLTLAEQVIEEDVHVDEARARAEEQAFGLLALQAPVAGDLRTVISTIHAAEDLERMGDLALHVAKAARRRHPQPVLPEPVQEYFAEMGRVAVDLCGRAAAVIRSRDIEAARDLEAADDAVDDLHRHLFTVMMRPDWSHGVAAAVDVTLLGRFYERFADHAVAVGRRVVFTVTGSMPTS, encoded by the coding sequence ATGCGTGAGGTCTACCAGGAACAGCTCGGCGATCTCGCCGAGGAGCTCGCCTCGATGTCGACCATGGTCGGAACGGCGATGGAACGTGCCACGAAGGCGCTGCTGGAGGCCGATCTGACTCTGGCCGAGCAGGTCATCGAGGAGGACGTGCACGTCGACGAGGCCCGTGCACGTGCCGAGGAGCAGGCGTTCGGCCTGCTGGCCCTGCAGGCGCCCGTCGCGGGCGACCTGCGCACCGTCATCTCCACCATCCACGCGGCCGAGGACTTGGAGCGCATGGGCGACCTGGCGCTGCACGTCGCGAAGGCGGCCCGCCGCAGGCACCCGCAGCCCGTGCTCCCCGAACCGGTGCAGGAGTACTTCGCCGAGATGGGCCGCGTCGCCGTGGACCTGTGCGGCCGCGCCGCCGCGGTGATCCGCTCCCGGGACATCGAGGCCGCCCGCGACCTGGAGGCCGCCGACGACGCCGTGGACGACCTGCACCGGCACCTGTTCACCGTGATGATGCGGCCCGACTGGTCGCACGGGGTGGCCGCCGCCGTCGACGTGACCCTGCTCGGCCGGTTCTACGAGCGGTTCGCCGACCACGCGGTCGCCGTCGGCCGCCGGGTCGTGTTCACCGTGACGGGCAGCATGCCCACGAGTTGA